The proteins below are encoded in one region of Eulemur rufifrons isolate Redbay chromosome 2, OSU_ERuf_1, whole genome shotgun sequence:
- the LOC138399520 gene encoding olfactory receptor 10H2-like codes for MLGPNRTSTSEFILIGFSTFPQQLLPVFFLLFLLMYLFTLLGNLLIIATVWSECSLHTPMYLFLCALSISEVLYTVAIIPRMLADLLSAHRSITLPACAGQMFSSFTFGFTHSFLLTVMGYDRYVAICHPLRYNVLMSPRGCACLVGWSWAGGSVMGMVVTLAIFQLTFCGPNEIQHFLCHVPPLLKLACGNNVPAVALGVGLVCIMALLGCFLLMLLSYTFIMATILKIPSAEGRHKAFSTCASHLIVVIVHYGFASVIYLKPKGPHSQEGDTLMATTYTVLTPFLSPIIFSLRNKELKVALKKTFLSKLHSSGT; via the coding sequence ATGCTGGGGCCAAACCGCACCTCCACGTCTGAATTCATCCTCATCGGCTTCTCCACCTTCCCGCAGCAGCTCCTGCCCGTCTTCTTCCTGCTGTTCCTGCTGATGTACCTGTTCACGCTGCTGGGCAACCTGCTCATCATAGCCACCGTCTGGAGCGAGTGCAGCCTCCACACGCCCATGTACCTCTTCCTGTGTGCCCTGTCCATCTCCGAGGTCCTCTACACCGTGGCCATCATCCCACGCATGCTGGCCGACCTGCTGTCCGCCCACCGCTCCATCACCCTCCCAGCGTGTGCCGGGCAGATGTTCTCCTCCTTCACGTTTGGCTTCACCCACTCCTTCCTGCTCACCGTCATGGGCTACGACCGCTACgtggccatctgccacccccTGCGCTACAATGTGCTCATGAGCCCCCGTGGCTGTGCCTGCCTGGTGGGCTGGTCCTGGGCTGGTGGCTCAGTCATGGGGATGGTGGTGACCTTGGCCATTTTCCAACTCACCTTCTGCGGACCCAATGAGATCCAGCATTTCTTATGTCACGTGCCACCTCTGTTAAAGTTGGCCTGTGGAAACAATGTACCAGCTGTGGCCCTGGGTGTGGGCTTGGTGTGCATCATGGCTCTGCTGGGCTGCTTCCTCCTCATGCTCCTCTCCTACACCTTCATCATGGCCACCATCTTGAAGATCCCATCTGCTGAAGGTCGGcacaaggccttctccacctgtgcgTCCCACCTTATTGTGGTCATTGTGCACTATGGCTTTGCCTCTGTCATCTACCTCAAGCCCAAGGGTCCCCACTCTCAGGAAGGTGACACCCTAATGGCCACCACCTACACGGTCCTCACACCTTTCCTCAGTCCCATCATCTTCAGCCTCAGGAACAAGGAGCTGAAGGTTGCCCTGAAGAAGACCTTCCTCAGCAAACTCCATTCCTCAGGCACCTGA